In the genome of Pangasianodon hypophthalmus isolate fPanHyp1 chromosome 23, fPanHyp1.pri, whole genome shotgun sequence, one region contains:
- the LOC113535910 gene encoding P2Y purinoceptor 11-like has protein sequence MSNSSSSCNSKFSTDLLPPIYGVEMSVALVGNILALWLLVTKEKKNWHTGVVFSCNLVISDILYALTLPLLMVYYSSGRIWKFGDALCKIERFLFTCNLYVSIYFIMCISVNRYLAIGHPFFTRNHVRPKHAKIISLLVWILVASISSPILYYSGVKKERCSLFSDSEHESKKFIYRVFMAVTGCLVPFVVTFASYFGVIWVVFKNENITSLEKKKVALMVGLVCVLYSMSFVPYHILQIWHFKLKKENNINCYVRNGYQVSKALACLNMCLHPILYMAVFDSIRAVCCRRSLNESN, from the coding sequence AtgagcaacagcagcagcagctgtaACAGTAAATTTTCAACAGACCTGTTACCCCCCATCTACGGTGTGGAAATGAGTGTGGCACTGGTGGGGAACATACTGGCACTGTGGCTGCTTGTGACTAAGGAGAAGAAGAACTGGCACACGGGAGTGGTGTTCTCCTGCAACCTGGTCATCAGTGACATTTTGTATGCCCTCACTCTGCCGCTTCTCATGGTCTACTATTCAAGTGGACGGATCTGGAAATTTGGTGATGCTCTCTGCAAAATAGAGCGCTTTCTCTTCACCTGTAACCTCTACGTCAGCATTTACTTCATCATGTGCATCAGTGTTAATAGATACCTGGCCATCGGTCATCCGTTCTTCACACGCAACCATGTGCGACCGAAACATGCCAAGATCATCAGTCTGCTGGTGTGGATCTTAGTGGCAAGCATTTCATCTCCAATCCTCTACTATTCAGGTGtcaagaaagagagatgttCCTTATTTTCAGATTCAGAACATGAATCTAAAAAGTTTATATACAGGGTGTTTATGGCTGTTACGGGCTGTTTGGTCCCATTTGTAGTTACTTTTGCATCCTATTTTGGTGTAATATGGGTGGTTTTCAAAAATGAGAATATCACATCTttggagaagaaaaaagtggCTCTGATGGTGGGTTTAGTCTGCGTCCTGTACTCCATGTCTTTTGTCCCCTATCACATTTTGCAAATATGGCACTTTAAactgaagaaggaaaataatattaattgttATGTGCGTAATGGATACCAAGTGTCAAAGGCATTAGCCTGCCTGAACATGTGCCTCCATCCCATCCTGTACATGGCTGTGTTTGACAGTATCAGGGCAGTGTGCTGTAGAAGGAGCTTAAATGAATCTAATTAA
- the eif3g gene encoding eukaryotic translation initiation factor 3 subunit G, which yields MPSNEYDDSKPSWADQVEEEGDEGTLPSPKETVKGNIKTVTEYKIDEDGKKVKIVRTFKIETRKASKAVARRKNWKKFGNSEYDAPGPNVATTTVSDDVFMTFISSKEDLNSQDQDEDPMNKLKGQKIVSCRICKGDHWTTRCPYKDTLGPMQKELAEQLGLSTGEKEKAAEPEPAQPVQSKTGKYVPPSLRDGGTRRGESMQPNRRADDNATIRVTNLSEDTRETDLQELFRPFGSISRIYLAKDKNTGQSKGFAFISFHRREDAARAIAGVSGFGYDHLILNVEWAKPSNN from the exons ATGCCGTCGAATGAATATGATGA CTCGAAGCCAAGCTGGGCCGACCAGGTTGAAGAAGAGGGAGATGAAG gcacTCTTCCATCACCAAAAGAGACAGTCAAAGGCAATATCAAGACTGTCACAGAATACAAGATAGATGAGGATGGCAAGAAGGTCAAG ATTGTCCGAACTTTCAAAATTGAGACAAGGAAAGCTTCCAAAGCTGTCGCCAGGAGAAAG AATTGGAAAAAATTTGGAAATTCCGAATATGATGCACCGGGTCCTAATGTAGCCACCACCactgtcagtgatgatgtcttCATGACCTTCATCTCCAGTAAGGAG GACTTAAATTCTCAAGACCAGGATGAAGATCCTATGAACAAGCTGAAAGGCCAGAAGATCGTGTCTTGTCGTATTTGTAAAGGGGATCACTGGACCACCCGCTGTCCCTATAAAGACACTCTGGGTCCCATGCAGAAGGAGCTGGCTGAGCAGCTGGGCCTGTCCACTGGGGAGAAGGAGAAGGCTGCAG AGCCTGAACCTGCTCAGCCAGTCCAGAGCAAGACCGGGAAGTATGTTCCTCCCAGCCTGCGGGATGGAGGCACGCGCCGAGGAGAGTCCATGCAGCCCAACCGCAGAG CTGATGACAATGCTACAATCCGTGTGACCAACCTGTCTGAGGACACGAGGGAGACGGATCTGCAGGAGCTCTTCAGACCGTTCGGCTCCATCTCTAGGATCTACCTGGCCAAGGATAAGAATACGGGCCAGTCTAAA GGTTTTGCCTTCATCAGCTTCCACCGGCGTGAGGATGCGGCCAGAGCCATCGCAGGAGTGTCAGGCTTCGGTTACGATCATCTTATCCTCAATGTGGAATGGGCCAA ACCATCCAACAACTGA